CACAACTCGGTGAGCGGCAACGCCCACTACCTCGCCGCCGACGAGACCGACGCGCTCAACTACGTGTGCGACCTGCTCTCGTTCCTGCCGTCGAACAACCTCGACGAGGCGCCGCTCGTCCACGCCCCGGCCGACCTCACCCCGGACGCCGACGACGAGGCGCTCGACACCCTCATGCCCGACTCGCCCTCCCAGCCCTACGACATCCTCGATGTCGTCACCACGGTGCTCGACACCGGGGAGTTCCTCGAGGTGGCGGAGCTGTTCGCGCCCAACGTCGTCACCGGCTTCGGCCGCGTCGAGGGCCGCACCGTCGGGATCATCGCGAACCAGCCGATGCAGCTCGCCGGCACGCTCGACATCGACGCCTCGGAGAAGGCCGCCCGGTTCGTCCGGTTCTGCGACGCCTTCAACATCCCGATCCTCACCTTCGTCGACGTCCCCGGCTTCCTGCCCGGCACCGACCAGGAGCTCGGCGGGATCATCCGGCGCGGCGCCAAGCTCATCTACGCCTACGGCGAGGCCACGGTCCCGCTCATCACCCTCATCACCCGCAAGGCCTACGGCGGCGCCTACTGCGTCATGGGGTCCAAGCAGCTCGGCGCGGATCTCAATCTCGCGTGGCCGAGCGCGCAGATCGCGGTCATGGGTGCGCAGGGCGCGGCGAACATCGTCTACCGCAAGACCCTCAAGGCGGCCGAGGAGGCCGGCGAGGATGTCGATGCGAAGCGCGGCGAGCTCATCCAGGAGTACGAGGATGCGCTCCTCAACCCCTACCTCGCGGCCGAGGAGGGCTACATCGACGCCGTCATCGCCCCGCGCGAGACCCGCAACCGGATCGTCCGCGGGCTCCGCGCGCTGGCGAACAAGCACGTCGACGCGAGCAGCCGCAAGCACGGGAACATCCCCCTGTGAGCGCGGACCGCACCGCCGGCGCCCCGGATCTGCCGGTGTCCGTCGAGAGCGACGCCGGGGCCGCTCCGCTCTCCCCCGAGCGGGAGCGCGAGCTCGCCCGGGCGGCGGTCGTCGCCGCCCTCGTGGCGCTCCGCCACGTCGAGGCGCTCCATGCCGATGCCCCGGAGCCGCACGCCTCGCGCTTCGCCTCCCCCGCGCGCGCCCACCGGCGCACTCCCGCGGGATCCTGGCGCCACCGGTTCTGAGAGAGTCGGGCCGGCGGTTCCGGACCCGCCCGTACTGCGGTTCCGAGGTGGCCCGGCTCCGGCGCGGCGTGGTCGCCCGGCAGCGACGCTGCACGGCCTCCCCTTCCTCCGGGAACCCGGGTGATCAGGTGAGGGCGGTCGGGCGCCCGCCGCGGTGGCGTCCGTGGAACACGAAGTACACCCCGGCCGCGGCGACGACGAGTCCCGCGCACACGAGGTAGA
This Brevibacterium ihuae DNA region includes the following protein-coding sequences:
- a CDS encoding acyl-CoA carboxylase subunit beta, which translates into the protein MSETSVPRTTADRIAAFEDRRRAAHAGSERAVENQHKRGKQTARERIDQLLDDDSFQEIDEFVRHHNTQFGMQANRPDGDGVVCGLGTIDGRTVAVFAHDFTVLGGSLAEANGRKIVKVQELALKLGCPIIGINDSGGARIQEGVGSIALFAEIFRLNVASSGVIPQISLIMGPSAGGAVYSPALTDFTIMVDGTSHMYITGPDVIRTVTGENVGHEELGGGRTHNSVSGNAHYLAADETDALNYVCDLLSFLPSNNLDEAPLVHAPADLTPDADDEALDTLMPDSPSQPYDILDVVTTVLDTGEFLEVAELFAPNVVTGFGRVEGRTVGIIANQPMQLAGTLDIDASEKAARFVRFCDAFNIPILTFVDVPGFLPGTDQELGGIIRRGAKLIYAYGEATVPLITLITRKAYGGAYCVMGSKQLGADLNLAWPSAQIAVMGAQGAANIVYRKTLKAAEEAGEDVDAKRGELIQEYEDALLNPYLAAEEGYIDAVIAPRETRNRIVRGLRALANKHVDASSRKHGNIPL